DNA from Spartinivicinus poritis:
GGTTATTGAAGGGCACCCCAGCTGCTTCACCAGCGGCAATGACATTCATGACTTTATGCAGCATCCACCAACTGGCACTAACAGCCCTGTTTTCCACTTTTTAGAAGCCCTAGTAGAGCTAGAAAAGCCATTGATTGCCGCCGTTGACGGCCCTGCGGTAGGAATTGGTACCACCATGCTGCTGCATTGTGACTTTGTTTATGTTGGTGACAGTGCCCAACTACAAATGCCCTTTGTGAAATTAGCGTTATGCCCAGAAGGTGGAGCAACCTGGCTATTACCAAGACTAGTAGGGCAACGAAAAGCAGCAGAGCTATTGCTGACCAGCAAAAAATTTGGCTCAGAAGAAGCTGTTAGCCTAGGCATTGCCAGCGCCCAAGTCCCTTCAGACCAATTAGTTGACCACGCAGTAGACCAAGCCAATCAATTAGCAGCACTAGCCCCTGGCGCCGTGCAACTCAGTAAACGACTGTTGAAGCAACCTATCAAAGAAAAGCTA
Protein-coding regions in this window:
- a CDS encoding enoyl-CoA hydratase, which produces MPDLVIVNQQDRVLRLKINRPDKKNALTNQMYSTMAEALVNANQNSEILVVVIEGHPSCFTSGNDIHDFMQHPPTGTNSPVFHFLEALVELEKPLIAAVDGPAVGIGTTMLLHCDFVYVGDSAQLQMPFVKLALCPEGGATWLLPRLVGQRKAAELLLTSKKFGSEEAVSLGIASAQVPSDQLVDHAVDQANQLAALAPGAVQLSKRLLKQPIKEKLIEVMKQEGAEFIKRLSSPEAAEAMKAFLQKRPADFSQF